From Pyrenophora tritici-repentis strain M4 chromosome 1, whole genome shotgun sequence, the proteins below share one genomic window:
- a CDS encoding GlpG, membrane protein — protein MSLLRPTCALARRLCTTQPQLEQPYKSGLLALLQRHRSLRPQCRSFTSTPHYRAKVIDTPQHPVIPQSRKRTVRIGSLPEGPVQDQTIQRIFGRRLSAQDGNNVLRILHHRRTAGSLADYGVDNLGKQFTHVNRELALKGLEWLREKYPIDEARAAEEWAEKEANRIAYELWLADPETESKYKDPARAFREQQEKEEKERLQQEADNRKIGILHAGKSQFELNIEEKRRQRLEEITRKAEEKEREERAMEEKLATGEWVRTPTGTQLMKPGQETYVDVFGREQVSRRKEIMEKYRQESVTTKAKTPEELLAETTLLQRLYPMTAFVLFTVILSWGFAHYYIPPDPSWRLFPDLAPSTATVAALVAANLVVAGLWRVVPLWPLMTRFFMHVPGYPRAVQSILNVFSHQQYEHLLANMMMLSLVGFACCDLVGRGVFMGTYISAGAVGTLASLYWANVGKGNITSFSVGASAAIWGVAALYCLLTDQDTIKLPVPKDAEVTFWPKMLFAAFLVLELISASKKRVSTVDHASHFGGMFVGISTAGYLRATGWHGRKGGAQDSVQERAGVEPNVVDPGAAVREGIREVRATLTKDK, from the exons ATGTCTCTTCTTCGACCAACATGCGCACTCGCACGGCGACTGTGTACCACACAACCACAGCTGGAGCAACCTTACAAATCGGGTTTGCTAGCTCTTTTACAACGACACAGATCATTACGACCGCAATGCCGCTCCTTCACCTCCACACCCCACTACCGAGCGAAAGTCATAGACACGCCACAGCACCCTGTCATCCCACAATCACGCAAGCGCACTGTACGGATAGGGTCATTACCCGAAGGCCCCGTGCAGGACCAGACAATACAGCGTATATTTGGCCGCCGATTATCAGCACAGGATGGCAACAACGTGCTGCGCATACTGCACCACCGGCGGACGGCAGGCTCGCTCGCCGACTACGGCGTAGATAACCTAGGCAAGCAGTTCACGCACGTGAATAGGGAGTTGGCATTAAAGGGACTTGAATGGCTCCGCGAGAAATATCCCATAGATGAAGCGCGCGCCGCAGAAGAATGGGCAGAGAAGGAAGCAAACCGCATCGCCTACGAATTATGGCTGGCCGACCCAGAAACAGAGTCCAAGTACAAGGACCCCGCTCGTGCATTCCGCGAACAGCAGGAGAAGGAGGAAAAGGAAAGACTGCAGCAAGAAGCCGATAACCGCAAGATTGGCATACTACACGCAGGCAAGAGTCAATTCGAGCTCAACATTGAGGAGAAGCGGAGACAGCGTCTCGAGGAAATCACACGCAAAGCAGAAGAGAAGGAGCGCGAGGAACGGGCAATGGAAGAGAAGCTTGCGACAGGAGAATGGGTCCGCACACCCACAGGTACCCAACTCATGAAGCCGGGTCAAGAAACCTACGTCGACGTCTTCGGCCGCGAGCAAGTCAGCCGCAGGAAAGAGATCATGGAGAAGTACCGCCAGGAATCCGTCACCACCAAAGCAAAAACTCCAGAGGAACTTCTCGCAGAGACCACTCTC CTTCAACGCCTCTACCCCATGACCGCCTTCGTTCTCTTCACCGTAATCCTCTCCTGGGGCTTTGCACACTACTACATCCCGCCGGACCCATCCTGGCGCCTCTTCCCCGACCTCGCCCCCTCAACCGCCACCGTCGCCGCTCTGGTTGCCGCAAACCTCGTCGTCGCAGGCTTATGGCGCGTCGTGCCCCTCTGGCCCTTGATGACGCGCTTCTTCATGCACGTCCCCGGTTACCCACGCGCCGTCCAAAGCATCCTCAACGTCTTCTCCCACCAGCAATATGAGCACCTTCTCGCAAACATGATGATGTTGTCGCTTGTTGGCTTCGCGTGCTGCGATCTCGTGGGCCGCGGCGTGTTCATGGGCACGTATATTAGTGCTGGCGCTGTAGGTACGCTGGCCTCCCTTTACTGGGCGAATGTTGGCAAGGGGAATATTACTTCGTTTTCTGTGGGTGCCTCGGCGGCTATCTGGGGTGTCGCGGCCCTGTACTGCTTGCTTACGGATCAGGATACTATCAAACTGCCCGTTCCCAAGGATGCAGAGGTTACATTTTGGCCCAAGATGCTGTTTGCGGCGTTTTTGGTCTTGGAACTTATAAGTGCCTCCAAGAAGAGGGTCAGTACGGTAGATCATGCGAGTCATTTTGGAGGCATGTTTGTAGGGATTAGTACGGCGGGATATTTGAGAGCGACAGGGTGGCATGGGAGGAAGGGCGGGGCGCAGGATAGTGTACAGGAGAGGGCGGGCGTAGAGCCGAATGTGGTTGACCCTGGGGCTGCTGTTAGGGAGGGGATCAGGGAGGTTAGGGCTACGTTGACGAAAGATAAGTAG
- a CDS encoding Lipase-GDSL-2 multi-domain protein, whose product MHIPTTLYYFTLFTPFTAALPAQSAKVKPPFFVLAGDSTTAVQSTGGGGWGTGFLDTTLGNGSSGKNYGHNGATTVSFREGGDWANVLATAKTVSRDYTPYVTIQFGHNDQKPAANISIAALTANLVAFVKEVRAVPATPIIVTSLSRRSYDSTGHVVESLADVTAAAKAAAKQSRANMIDLNGASTKYLNAIGADDAHKYNLNPTDNTHLNAGGSIIFGNLVAMLIDDEIAQLKDYVKPINSIQEALEKGEFVFARP is encoded by the coding sequence ATGCATATCCCCACTACCCTATACTACTTTACACTCTTCACTCCGTTTACTGCGGCTCTCCCGGCTCAGAGCGCAAAAGTCAAACCACCATTCTTTGTTCTAGCCGGCGACTCCACAACAGCGGTCCAATCCACCGGCGGCGGGGGCTGGGGCACCGGTTTCTTGGACACGACGCTCGGCAATGGCTCATCAGGAAAGAACTACGGGCACAATGGCGCTACGACAGTATCGTTTCGGGAAGGTGGTGATTGGGCAAATGTTCTTGCAACAGCCAAGACAGTGTCAAGAGACTACACGCCCTACGTGACGATTCAGTTCGGGCACAACGACCAGAAGCCTGCGGCGAACATCAGCATAGCAGCCCTAACCGCCAACCTGGTCGCATTCGTAAAAGAAGTCCGCGCGGTCCCAGCGACGCCTATCATCGTCACCTCGCTGAGCCGACGCAGCTACGACTCGACGGGTCACGTAGTGGAGAGTTTGGCCGACGTGACGGCCGCGGCGAAGGCGGCTGCTAAGCAGAGTAGAGCAAATATGATTGATCTGAACGGAGCAAGTACGAAGTACTTGAACGCTATCGGTGCCGACGATGCGCACAAGTATAATCTAAATCCGACGGATAACACACATCTGAACGCCGGGGGAAGCATTATATTCGGCAATTTGGTGGCAATGCTAATTGATGACGAGATAGCGCAGCTGAAGGATTATGTCAAGCCTATAAATTCTATCCAGGAGGCGTTGGAGAAGGGCGAATTTGTCTTTGCCAGGCCATAA
- a CDS encoding CypX, Cytochrome P450 codes for MVSPEFRYQPNAVCINTPDGQRQIYGHRGNVRKGDSYVIWRRTIDALNTWNSTSNEIHARKRRVLNYAFSESAIRTAEPFIHTNIDRWIELLGQHQREGSEWSDSIDMSPQTSHLVFDILGDLCFGKCFDMKEPGSDLKSVPETLTGYIKALAPTAWAPWISIWIWLKPRGLDKLLARAAPVDVRSWYQFVASCQKARTQQQIEYEKAPRSDGRKDFFHYLWQAKDPETGVGYSLPELEAEIGLLIVAGSDTTATVLSALFFYLTRNPSVQEKLAKEILNVFANYDDIKGGNILKSCRYLTAFIQEGMRMAPPFSATPSRQVLDGGITVNNKYLPKGTLVSTAIWAAQYNPASYSEPFAFRPERWIVGEAGSTEESVALAESAFCAFSSGPRGCVGKNIAWLEMRIVIAKFIWTYEVMKDPESNLGGGSKDGEWGRTREDQYQLWDMSVAHRVGPKVLLKKREH; via the exons ATGGTCA GTCCCGAGTTTCGATACCAGCCCAATGCCGTATGCATCAATACCCCGGATGGCCAACGGCAAATCTATGGCCATCGAGGGAACGTGAGGAAAGGCGACTCCTACGTTATATGGAGGCGTACCATTGACGCATTGAATACTTGGAATTCGACTTCCAATGAGATCCATGCTCGCAAACGGCGAGTGTTGAACTATGCCTTCTCCGAGTCCGCTATTCGTACTGCAGAACCCTTCATTCACACCAATATAGATCGGTGGATCGAACTTCTCGGTCAACACCAGAGAGAGGGTAGCGAATGGAGTGACTCAATTGACATGTCGCCGCAGACGTCTCACTTGGTATTTGACATTCTTGGGGATCTTTGCTTTGGCAAATGCTTCGATATGAAGGAACCTGGAAGTGATCTGAAAAGTGTGCCCGAAACACTGACAGGTTATATCAAGGCACTGGCACCT ACTGCTTGGGCGCCATGGATCTCCATCTGGATATGGCTCAAGCCTAGAGGCCTGGACAAGCTATTAGCACGGGCCGCTCCTGTTGATGTTAGGTCATGGTATCAATTCGTCGCTAGCTGCCAGAAGGCTCGTACACAGCAACAAATCGAGTATGAGAAGGCACCGAGATCTGATGGGCGAAAAGACTTTTTCCACTATCTCTGGCAAGCTAAAGACCCAGAGACAGGAGTTGGCTATTCGCTCCCAGAACTGGAAGCCGAGATTGGCCTCTTGATAGTTGCGGGATCAGATACGACAGCTACCGTCTTGTCAGCCCTCTTCTTCTACCTCACCCGCAATCCCAGTGTGCAGGAGAAACTCGCCAAGGAGATTTTGAATGTGTTTGCCAACTACGATGATATCAAAGGCGGGAACATACTCAAATCATGTCGCTATCTTACTGCCTTCATACAAGAAGGCATGCGCATGGCCCCTCCCTTCAGCGCGACTCCAAGCCGCCAAGTCCTTGATGGCGGCATCACAGTCAACAACAAATACCTCCCCAAAGGTACCCTCGTCAGCACCGCCATCTGGGCCGCACAATACAATCCCGCCTCCTACTCCGAACCCTTCGCCTTTCGCCCAGAACGCTGGATCGTTGGCGAAGCAGGCTCAACCGAGGAAAGCGTTGCGCTAGCCGAAAGCGCCTTCTGCGCTTTCTCGTCAGGTCCCCGTGGCTGCGTAGGCAAAAACATAGCGTGGCTGGAGATGCGGATTGTGATTGCAAAATTCATCTGGACCTATGAGGTTATGAAGGATCCGGAGAGTAACCTCGGTGGTGGCAGCAAGGACGGTGAATGGGGACGCACAAGAGAGGATCAGTATCAATTGTGGGATATGTCCGTTGCGCATCGTGTAGGACCCAAGGTACTATTGAAGAAGCGGGAACATTAG